In Paraburkholderia bryophila, a single genomic region encodes these proteins:
- a CDS encoding cupin domain-containing protein: MSQDHEHPHYKADQPAAPVDWREHGVKVIKGDQLDSNTAQTPGMNRAAAINAARVGAQKIWAGTVTIHPNAKTGAHHHGALESVIYVVRGQARMRWGEHLEFTAEAGPGDFIFVPPYVPHQEINASTDDPLECVLVRSDNEAVVVNLNIDAVEAPETVFWVDPIHKHPHDH; this comes from the coding sequence ATGAGCCAGGATCACGAACATCCGCATTACAAGGCCGACCAGCCGGCGGCGCCGGTCGATTGGCGCGAGCACGGCGTGAAGGTCATCAAGGGCGATCAGCTCGACAGCAATACCGCACAGACGCCGGGCATGAATCGCGCGGCGGCGATCAACGCCGCGCGGGTCGGCGCGCAGAAAATCTGGGCCGGCACCGTGACGATTCATCCGAATGCGAAGACCGGCGCGCATCATCATGGCGCGCTCGAAAGCGTGATCTACGTGGTGCGCGGCCAGGCGCGCATGCGTTGGGGCGAACACCTCGAGTTCACCGCCGAAGCCGGTCCCGGCGACTTCATCTTCGTGCCGCCGTATGTGCCGCATCAGGAGATCAACGCGAGCACCGACGACCCGCTCGAATGCGTGCTGGTACGCAGCGACAACGAGGCGGTGGTGGTCAATCTGAACATCGACGCGGTGGAAGCGCCGGAAACCGTATTCTGGGTCGATCCGATTCACA
- the fusA gene encoding elongation factor G — MPRKTPIERYRNIGISAHIDAGKTTTTERILFYTGVTHKIGEVHDGAATMDWMEQEQERGITITSAATTAFWKGMAGNYPEHRINIIDTPGHVDFTIEVERSMRVLDGACMVYDSVGGVQPQSETVWRQANKYKVPRIAFVNKMDRVGADFFRVQRQIGDRLKGVAVPLQIPVGAEDHFQGVVDLVKMKAIYWEEENQGIKFEYRDIPAELADTAKEWHDKMVEAAAEANEELLEKYLGGETLTEEEIKHGIRTRCIANEIVPMLCGSAFKNKGVQAMLDAVIDYLPSPVDVPAIKGHDEYDKEIERHPTDTDPFSALAFKIMTDPFVGQLIFFRVYSGVVNSGDTVYNAIKEKKERLGRILQMHANERKEIKEVYAGDIAAAVGLKEATTGDTLCDPNHVIILEKMIFPEPVISQAVEPKTKVDQEKMGIALNRLAQEDPSFRVQTDEESGQTIISGMGELHLEILVDRMKREFGVEATVGKPQVAYRETVRNKVEDVEGKFVKQSGGRGQYGHAVVTLEPAAQGKGYEFVDAIKGGVIPREYIPAVDKGIQETLKAGVLAGYPVVDVKVTLTFGSYHDVDSNENAFRMAGSMAFKEAMRKAKPVLLEPMMAVEVETPEDFMGNVMGDLSSRRGLVQGMEDIAGGGGKLVRAEVPLAEMFGYSTSLRSATQGRATYTMEFKHYAETPNNVAEAVINAKHK, encoded by the coding sequence GTGCCCCGCAAGACTCCCATCGAGCGCTACCGGAATATCGGCATCAGCGCTCACATCGACGCCGGCAAAACCACCACCACTGAACGCATCCTGTTCTACACAGGCGTGACCCACAAGATCGGCGAGGTTCACGACGGTGCGGCAACGATGGACTGGATGGAACAGGAGCAGGAGCGCGGCATCACCATCACGTCGGCGGCGACCACCGCTTTCTGGAAGGGCATGGCCGGCAACTACCCTGAGCATCGGATCAACATCATCGACACGCCGGGACACGTCGACTTCACGATTGAAGTCGAGCGCTCCATGCGTGTGCTCGACGGCGCCTGCATGGTGTACGACTCGGTCGGCGGCGTGCAGCCGCAATCCGAAACCGTCTGGCGTCAGGCGAACAAGTACAAGGTGCCGCGCATTGCGTTCGTCAACAAGATGGACCGCGTCGGCGCGGACTTCTTCCGCGTGCAGCGGCAGATCGGTGATCGCCTGAAGGGCGTCGCGGTGCCGCTTCAGATTCCGGTCGGCGCGGAAGATCACTTCCAGGGCGTGGTCGATCTGGTCAAGATGAAGGCGATCTACTGGGAAGAAGAGAACCAGGGCATCAAGTTCGAGTACCGCGATATCCCGGCGGAACTCGCGGACACCGCGAAGGAATGGCACGACAAGATGGTCGAGGCCGCGGCGGAAGCGAACGAGGAACTGCTCGAGAAATACCTCGGCGGCGAGACGCTGACCGAAGAGGAAATCAAGCACGGCATTCGCACCCGCTGTATCGCCAATGAAATCGTGCCGATGTTGTGCGGCAGCGCGTTCAAGAACAAGGGCGTGCAGGCCATGCTCGACGCGGTGATCGACTATCTGCCGTCGCCGGTCGACGTGCCCGCCATCAAGGGCCACGACGAATACGACAAGGAGATCGAGCGTCATCCGACCGACACCGATCCGTTCTCGGCGCTCGCCTTCAAGATCATGACCGACCCGTTCGTCGGCCAGCTGATTTTCTTCCGCGTCTATTCCGGCGTGGTGAATTCGGGCGACACGGTCTACAACGCGATCAAGGAAAAGAAGGAACGCCTTGGCCGGATCCTGCAGATGCACGCCAACGAGCGCAAGGAAATCAAAGAGGTTTACGCGGGCGACATCGCCGCGGCCGTCGGCCTGAAAGAAGCGACCACGGGCGACACGCTGTGCGATCCGAACCACGTGATCATCCTTGAAAAGATGATCTTCCCGGAGCCGGTGATTTCGCAGGCCGTCGAGCCGAAGACCAAGGTCGACCAGGAAAAGATGGGCATTGCGTTGAACCGTCTGGCGCAGGAAGACCCGTCGTTCCGCGTGCAGACCGACGAGGAATCCGGCCAGACGATCATCTCCGGGATGGGCGAGCTGCACCTGGAAATTCTGGTCGACCGGATGAAGCGCGAGTTCGGCGTCGAAGCCACGGTCGGCAAGCCGCAGGTCGCGTATCGCGAAACGGTGCGCAACAAGGTCGAAGACGTCGAAGGCAAGTTCGTCAAGCAGTCGGGCGGGCGCGGTCAGTACGGCCACGCGGTGGTGACGCTCGAACCGGCGGCGCAAGGCAAGGGCTACGAATTCGTCGACGCGATCAAGGGCGGCGTGATTCCGCGCGAGTACATTCCGGCGGTGGACAAGGGCATTCAGGAAACGCTGAAGGCCGGCGTGCTGGCGGGCTATCCGGTGGTCGACGTGAAGGTGACGCTGACTTTCGGTTCGTACCACGACGTCGACTCGAACGAAAACGCATTCCGTATGGCCGGTTCGATGGCCTTCAAGGAAGCCATGCGTAAAGCCAAACCGGTGCTGCTCGAACCAATGATGGCCGTCGAAGTGGAAACGCCCGAAGACTTCATGGGCAACGTGATGGGCGATCTGTCGAGCCGTCGCGGTCTGGTGCAAGGCATGGAAGACATCGCCGGTGGCGGCGGCAAGCTGGTGCGTGCCGAAGTGCCGCTCGCGGAGATGTTCGGTTACTCCACGTCGCTGCGCTCGGCCACGCAAGGTCGCGCCACGTACACGATGGAGTTCAAGCATTACGCCGAAACGCCGAACAACGTCGCCGAAGCGGTGATCAACGCGAAGCATAAGTAA
- a CDS encoding DUF192 domain-containing protein: protein MRFPMRSLIARFAVAVALPLAALSFAASTAAPAHAQDMPPGAKQPSEFPRAKLTAGMFVIDAAVASNDADREQGLMYRTTLAPNEGMLFVFNERAVHCFWMKNTLIPLSIAFMRADGTVTDIDEMQAETTDNHCPKNNGMYALEMSKGWFTSKGIKPGMKIQGLPAAQ from the coding sequence GTGCGATTTCCCATGCGCTCGTTGATTGCGCGCTTCGCTGTTGCCGTTGCACTGCCGCTCGCCGCGCTTTCGTTCGCCGCCAGCACCGCCGCCCCGGCTCACGCGCAGGACATGCCGCCCGGTGCGAAGCAGCCCAGCGAATTTCCGCGCGCCAAGCTGACCGCCGGCATGTTCGTGATTGACGCGGCGGTCGCCTCGAATGACGCGGACCGTGAGCAAGGTTTGATGTATCGCACGACCCTCGCGCCGAACGAAGGCATGTTGTTCGTCTTCAACGAACGAGCCGTGCATTGCTTCTGGATGAAGAACACGTTGATCCCGTTGTCGATCGCGTTCATGCGCGCCGACGGCACGGTCACCGACATCGACGAAATGCAGGCCGAGACCACCGACAATCACTGCCCGAAGAACAACGGCATGTACGCGTTGGAAATGAGCAAAGGCTGGTTCACATCGAAGGGCATCAAGCCGGGGATGAAGATCCAGGGTTTGCCGGCCGCGCAATAA